The Spirosoma radiotolerans genome has a window encoding:
- a CDS encoding amidohydrolase → MRRLLLLMSLLTVLLGCSSKKKADLFVKNARIYTADSSFTIADAFVIKDGRFLAVGQANTLASEYEADSTADLGGQPVYPGFYDPHSHFLGLGQVLTQADLVGTNSYDELLDRLKAFRQKHPEAMWLTGRGWDQNDWPEKTFPTKEKLDAAFPDVPVALMRVDGHALFVNSKALRLAQVTAGSKLPGGEVIIQNGQPTGVLVDNAMQLIKRVIPQPDLADKANMLLEAQKVCVALGLTTVSDAGISPEEINLIDSLQKASKLKIRDYAMISLGEPNLNYFLKRGPFQTDWLTVKSFKLYADGALGSRGACLRRPYSDRPQTGGFLLLGPSELERVTKLLYASNFQANTHCIGDSANHLMLDLYGKLLKGTNNRRWRIEHAQVVSADDFWKFGKYSIIPSVQPTHATSDMYWATERLGPIRVKGAYAFKDLMKQNGLIAFGSDFPVEAVNPLFGFHAAVARQDAKNFPAGGYQMENAVDRKSALLAMTRWAAYACFEDHLRGSIAVGKQADFVILDRDIMTAPNPQLRQTKVNQTWIGGERVY, encoded by the coding sequence ATGCGCCGTTTACTGCTATTAATGTCTCTTCTGACAGTTCTTTTAGGCTGTTCATCAAAAAAAAAGGCTGATCTGTTCGTAAAGAACGCCCGCATTTATACCGCCGATTCGAGCTTTACCATTGCCGATGCATTTGTGATTAAAGACGGCAGATTTCTGGCCGTCGGTCAGGCTAATACACTGGCTAGCGAATACGAAGCCGATAGTACGGCCGATCTGGGTGGACAACCCGTCTATCCCGGCTTTTATGACCCTCACTCCCACTTCCTGGGACTCGGTCAGGTACTTACCCAGGCCGACCTGGTGGGCACAAACTCCTACGACGAGCTGCTTGACCGCCTGAAAGCATTTCGCCAGAAACACCCGGAGGCTATGTGGCTCACGGGCCGTGGCTGGGATCAGAATGACTGGCCCGAGAAAACCTTTCCGACTAAAGAAAAACTGGACGCGGCTTTCCCCGACGTTCCAGTTGCCCTGATGCGGGTGGACGGACACGCGCTGTTTGTGAATTCAAAAGCGCTGCGGCTGGCTCAGGTAACGGCTGGCTCGAAACTGCCAGGGGGCGAAGTCATCATCCAGAATGGTCAGCCGACCGGCGTTTTGGTGGATAACGCCATGCAACTTATCAAGCGTGTAATTCCCCAACCCGATTTGGCGGATAAAGCCAATATGCTGCTGGAAGCGCAGAAAGTTTGTGTAGCACTAGGCTTGACAACCGTTTCGGATGCTGGGATCAGCCCCGAAGAAATTAACCTGATCGATAGTCTGCAAAAGGCTTCTAAACTGAAAATCCGCGATTATGCGATGATCAGCCTTGGCGAACCAAACCTCAATTATTTCCTCAAACGGGGGCCTTTTCAAACCGACTGGCTAACGGTAAAATCGTTCAAACTGTATGCCGATGGGGCGCTGGGCTCACGCGGGGCCTGCCTAAGACGTCCTTATAGTGACCGACCACAAACGGGCGGCTTTCTACTGCTCGGCCCGTCGGAGCTGGAGCGCGTGACCAAGTTGTTGTATGCGTCAAATTTTCAGGCCAATACCCACTGCATCGGTGATTCAGCGAACCACCTGATGCTCGATTTGTATGGGAAACTATTGAAAGGAACGAATAATCGGCGCTGGCGCATTGAGCACGCTCAAGTCGTGTCAGCCGACGATTTCTGGAAGTTTGGCAAGTATTCGATCATTCCATCCGTTCAACCAACCCATGCCACTTCGGATATGTACTGGGCTACTGAGCGCCTGGGACCGATCCGCGTAAAAGGAGCCTATGCCTTTAAGGACCTTATGAAACAGAATGGCCTGATCGCCTTTGGTAGTGATTTTCCGGTCGAAGCCGTCAATCCGCTCTTCGGTTTTCATGCTGCCGTAGCTCGTCAGGATGCGAAGAACTTCCCGGCGGGTGGCTATCAGATGGAGAACGCCGTTGACCGTAAATCGGCCTTGCTAGCCATGACCCGCTGGGCCGCCTACGCTTGTTTTGAAGATCATTTGCGGGGCAGTATCGCCGTTGGCAAACAGGCCGACTTTGTCATACTCGACCGCGACATCATGACCGCCCCCAACCCCCAATTACGCCAGACAAAAGTAAACCAAACCTGGATTGGCGGAGAACGAGTGTATTGA
- a CDS encoding 3-oxoacyl-ACP synthase — translation MTNTHPQTKATLFALCQAYVQKRIDTAREAMEAAQEAANSESKSSAGDKYETGRAMAQLERDRHAQLLAEAQKVERELKQVNIDKTYETVQPGSLAFTSRGLFFICIGAGKLTVDGVDYFAVSAASPIASALVGRKANDAVTFNKLTYQVLEVS, via the coding sequence TTGACCAATACACATCCACAAACGAAAGCGACTTTATTCGCCTTGTGTCAGGCGTATGTACAGAAACGCATCGACACCGCCCGAGAGGCCATGGAAGCCGCTCAGGAAGCCGCCAATTCAGAATCGAAGAGTAGCGCGGGTGATAAATATGAAACCGGGCGGGCCATGGCGCAACTCGAACGGGACCGTCATGCTCAACTACTTGCCGAAGCTCAGAAGGTGGAGCGTGAGTTGAAGCAAGTTAACATTGATAAAACCTATGAGACAGTTCAGCCCGGAAGCCTGGCCTTTACGAGCCGAGGGTTATTCTTTATCTGTATTGGCGCGGGTAAACTAACCGTCGATGGCGTGGACTACTTCGCTGTTTCGGCAGCATCGCCTATTGCTTCGGCTTTAGTTGGCCGCAAGGCCAATGATGCCGTTACGTTCAACAAGCTAACTTATCAGGTACTGGAAGTAAGTTAA